TCGCCACAGCCGGTCGGGCTCGTTTCCCACCCGCTTTCACTAAATAGTTGGCAATCTCATTCAGCAATGGTTCACGAGACTGAATCAGACTTGTCAGTTTTTGTTCAACTTGTTCAAGCTCAGCAGCAACGAGGAGATGCGGAGCGGGAACGCTTGCAGCAGACCGTGTGGCTTGGAGCGGCACTAGATTACTCAAAAAAATATTTTAACCTAAAGTGTGGCGTTTGCGATGCTGTTTCTCTCATGATGCCAAAGGTGGGGAAAAGGTCAAGGCGTGCCAGCATGAATAATTCTGTATCGTGACTTTACAGATATTTCACCCTGTGCTTTACCTTGCACGTAGCATGCAGTAAGACCGCATCTAGGATTACGCAAAAAAGATCACACTATGCTTGCTGGAAAAACTATTGTCTTGGCCATCACTGGTGGTATTGCCGCCTATAAAGCCGCAGAAATTACGCGTCTACTGGTCAAAGAGGGCGCGATTGTTCGGGTCTTGATGACCAAAAATGCCCAAGAGTTCATTACTCCGCTGACTTTGCAAACGCTCTCCGGCAATCCGGTTGCCACAGAGACATTTAGCCTGACGCAGGAATCAGAAATTGGTCATATTCGCTTAGCTGATACTGCAGACCTGATTCTGATTGCTCCCGCATCTGCCGATGTCATCGGCAAAGTGGCGCATGGCATCGCTGATGACCTGCTCACCACGGTACTGTTAGCGACAACGGCTCCAGTGCTGGTCGCACCAGCTATGAACGTACACATGTATGCCCACCCAGCAGTCCAAGAGAACATGCGCCTTCTCACAGCGCGCGGCTATCGGTTCGTCGAACCAGGGGAAGGATTTTTGGCCTGCGGCTACGAAGGAAAAGGGCGATTGGCAGAACCCGAAGATATTGTCGAGGACGCACGCGCTGCATTGACCAAGAAAGATCTCACGCAAGAAAAGATTATTGTCACCGCCGGCCCCAATGCCGAGCCAATCGATCCAGTGCGTTACATCACCAATCGCTCGACCGGCAAGATGGGATTTGCGCTAGCGCGGGTCGCATGGCGCCGCGGCGCAGAGGTTACCCTGGTCAGTGGCCCGACCTCTTTCTCTGCACCACGAGGCGTCCGCTTTTGCTCAGTGCGCACTGCACGTGAAATGCAGAGTGCGGTCCTTGAACATTACCCGCAGGCCACGATGATCGTGTCTGCTGCCGCAGTTGCTGATTATCGCCCCGCGAAGGTAGCGTCACAAAAGATCAAAAAGGCCGACGGTCCCTTGCTGATCGAACTCACACGTAACCCCGATATTCTTGGCGAGTTGAGTCAGCACAAGGGCAACCGCTTACACGTGGGCTTTGCCCTTGAAACTGAGCACGTCTTAGAGAATGCCGTACGCAAACTACACAATAAGAACCTCGACATGATTATCGCGAATGATGTCATGGAAGAAGGGGCGGCATTCGCGCATGACACCAACATCGTCACGTTGATTGATCGTAGCGAACGCATGGA
The sequence above is a segment of the Deltaproteobacteria bacterium genome. Coding sequences within it:
- the coaBC gene encoding bifunctional phosphopantothenoylcysteine decarboxylase/phosphopantothenate--cysteine ligase CoaBC — encoded protein: MLAGKTIVLAITGGIAAYKAAEITRLLVKEGAIVRVLMTKNAQEFITPLTLQTLSGNPVATETFSLTQESEIGHIRLADTADLILIAPASADVIGKVAHGIADDLLTTVLLATTAPVLVAPAMNVHMYAHPAVQENMRLLTARGYRFVEPGEGFLACGYEGKGRLAEPEDIVEDARAALTKKDLTQEKIIVTAGPNAEPIDPVRYITNRSTGKMGFALARVAWRRGAEVTLVSGPTSFSAPRGVRFCSVRTAREMQSAVLEHYPQATMIVSAAAVADYRPAKVASQKIKKADGPLLIELTRNPDILGELSQHKGNRLHVGFALETEHVLENAVRKLHNKNLDMIIANDVMEEGAAFAHDTNIVTLIDRSERMEKLPIMTKDEVAHVVYDRLLQLKQMKNEK